Proteins from a single region of Hordeum vulgare subsp. vulgare chromosome 6H, MorexV3_pseudomolecules_assembly, whole genome shotgun sequence:
- the LOC123401547 gene encoding IQ domain-containing protein IQM3-like, protein MEVETAMPPPAAAASREPSHTEELSSSPSPATGGGANGAATKVQKVYRSYRTRRKLADSAVVVEELWWQALDFARLNHSTVSFYDDPEPETAASRWNRVSLNASKVGQGLSKDAKALKLAFQHWIEAIDPRHRYGHNLHFYYDVWCQTQAGQPFFYWLDIGEGKDVDLLECPRARLKKQCIRYLGPQEREYYEYIIKEGKIIHNISGEALDTSQGPKGTKWIFVMSTAKKLYAGQKERGVFQHSSFLAGGATIAAGRFTAENGVIKSIWAYSGHYKPSAENLSNFMSFLEENGVDLKEVEVRSSTKEDYYEDPSLNSKQNPAAAIMPSNPPQLILPSNMVEEGKASGPSSQTEADEGDNLRMEKARPAYQRTLSGGLQSPRDAGVSQDAILERVNSKSKSKSYQLGHRLSLKWSTGNGPRIGCVKDYPIELRMQALEMVQLSPRASTPPASWRVSSCLSPTSPTSPLVTIQASLPQPS, encoded by the exons ATGGAGGTGGAGACCGCGATGCCTCCTCCGGCGGCCGCTGCCTCGCGGGAGCCGAGCCACACGGAGGAgctctcctcctcgccgtcgccggcgaCCGGAGGCGGCGCGAATGGCGCGGCCACCAAGGTGCAGAAGGTCTACCGGAGCTACCGGACCAGGCGCAAGCTCGCCGACTCCGCCGTCGTCGTCGAGGAGCTCTG GTGGCAAGCGCTGGACTTCGCGCGGCTCAACCACAGCACCGTCTCCTTCTACGACGACCCGGAGCCGGagaccgccgcctcgcgctggaacCGCGTCAGCCTCAACGCATCCAAG gtGGGGCAGGGTTTATCCAAGGACGCCAAGGCTCTCAAGCTGGCTTTCCAGCACTGGATCGAGGCT ATTGATCCAAGGCACAGGTACGGGCATAACCTGCATTTCTACTATGATGTCTGGTGCCAGACCCAGGCTGGCCAGCCCTTCTTCTACTG GCTTGATATTGGTGAGGGAAAAGATGTAGATCTTCTAGAGTGTCCAAGGGCTCGGCTTAAGAAGCAATGCATAAGATATCTTGGTCCA CAAGAGCGTGAGTACTATGAATACATCATTAAAGAAGGAAAGATTATCCACAATATATCTGGAGAGGCACTTGATACGAGCCAGGGCCCTAAAGGGACAAAATGGATTTTTGTTATGAGCACAGCAAAGAAACTTTATGCTGGCCAG AAAGAGAGAGGTGTATTCCAGCACTCCAGCTTTTTAGCAGGAGGTGCTACTATAGCTGCTGGAAGGTTTACTGCAGAAAATGGAGTTATCAAG TCCATCTGGGCTTATAGTGGACATTACAAACCGAGTGCGGAGAATCTTAGCAACTTCATGAGTTTTCTAGAAGAGAATGGAGTTGATCTGAAAGAAGTTGAG GTGCGCTCATCCACCAAGGAAGACTATTATGAAGACCCATCGCTTAATAGCAAACAGAACCCTGCTGCTGCTATCATGCCATCCAATCCTCCGCAGTTGATTCTCCCTTCCAACATGGTGGAAGAAGGCAAGGCATCTGGGCCATCTTCTCAGACTGAAGCTGACGAGGGTGATAATCTCCGTATGGAGAAAGCAAGGCCAGCCTACCAAAGAACCTTATCAGGTGGCCTGCAAAGCCCTAGAGATGCCGGCGTCTCGCAGGATGCAATTCTTGAGAGGGTGAACTCCAAGAGCAAGTCAAAATCCTATCAGCTCGGCCACAGGCTATCCCTGAAATGGAGCACTGGAAATGGTCCAAGGATTGGGTGTGTGAAGGATTATCCAATAGAGCTCAGAATGCAAGCGCTGGAGATGGTACAGCTCTCGCCAAGAGCATCGACTCCTCCAGCCTCGTGGAGGGTGTCGTCATGCCTCTCCCCCACCTCGCCAACCTCGCCGCTCGTGACAATACAGGCCTCCCTGCCCCAGCCAAGTTAG
- the LOC123401548 gene encoding uncharacterized protein LOC123401548 gives MEEAAATETVTETGTPEKSSYRYWVRQATGEAAPLPVPRKLDPAAANGVGGGNPNAPPSLGSVWNQAGTWEEKNLNSWANGRIKDLLGSLGSLDFSTGKASIDEVTKCSGDAFLVTVRNKKRVGYNYELSLRFKGEWLIKEEKKKVTGHIDIPEFSLGELDDLEAEVRFTDTLEWDDKSRISKDVKSFLSPIREKLGTFEQELKDR, from the exons atggaggaggcggcggcgacggagaCCGTGACGGAGACGGGTACGCCGGAGAAGTCGTCCTACAGGTACTGGGTGCGGCAGGCCACGGGCGAGGCGGCGCCCCTCCCCGTGCCCCGCAAGCTCGACCCCGCCGCCGCAAACGGCGTTGGCGGCGGCAACCCCAACGCGCCGCCGTCCCTCGGCTCCGTCTGGAATCAG GCTGGAACATGGGAGGAAAAGAACCTCAATTCATGGGCTAATGGTAGGATAAAG GATTTGTTGGGTTCTTTAGGTTCACTGGATTTCTCCACAGGGAAGGCATCCATTGATGAAGTCACCAAATGCTCCGGCGAT GCATTTCTAGTAACGGTCCGTAATAAGAAGAGAGTAGGTTATAATTATGAACTGAGCTTGAGATTTAAAG GTGAATGGTTAATCAAGGAAGAGAAAAAGAAAGTCACTGGCCATATAGACATCCCTGAGTTTTCCTTGGGTGAGCTTGATGACCTAGAG GCAGAAGTGAGGTTCACCGATACCCTTGAATGGGACGACAAGTCGCGGATCAGCAAGGATGTGAAATCATTCCTTTCTCCCATCAGGGAGAAGCTGGGTACCTTCGAGCAAGAGCTGAAAGATAGGTAG